From Riemerella anatipestifer ATCC 11845 = DSM 15868, a single genomic window includes:
- a CDS encoding c-type cytochrome produces the protein MISWRKHYKKGLIAIGLLLSTSASVYSQDAASGDPKNGETLFKTNCAACHALDKQMVGPALGGVVDRLQTEQGLGADWLHKWIKDNKALRESGDKYANEVFEKFNKTEMTAFPSLSEKDIDDILAYTTNPPVVDPPAADAAAEANNLDTIKKAQQERTNSTIVLVSLLFIAALLVWLLLRLRQLVKLSQSDELSELNATRTQSFGELYQKYHYVGKGVLAVLAILAVYGVWNWLMWVGVYKGYKPEQPIYFSHKIHAGENKIDCQLCHSSAKYGKVSEIPSLNVCMNCHKNISEYKGSYIEPGKSKEFYTSEIKKIYAAVGWDETTQSYTGKTQPVEWVRIHNMPDFVYFNHAQHVVAGEAAIKKAKNVDVVCKACHGAIDTMNVAKMANDFTMGWCIDCHRSTEVDMNNDYNKEYFKNLHDKLKKQYGEGTKITVDAIGGLECGKCHY, from the coding sequence ATGATTAGTTGGAGAAAGCATTACAAAAAGGGATTGATAGCTATAGGATTATTGCTATCAACTAGTGCTTCTGTGTATTCACAGGATGCTGCAAGTGGAGACCCAAAGAATGGGGAAACGCTTTTTAAAACCAATTGTGCTGCCTGTCATGCGTTGGATAAACAAATGGTAGGTCCTGCTCTGGGAGGTGTGGTTGATAGGCTGCAAACCGAGCAAGGGCTGGGGGCAGATTGGTTACATAAGTGGATAAAAGATAATAAGGCGCTTAGAGAGTCTGGAGACAAGTACGCTAACGAGGTCTTTGAGAAATTCAATAAGACGGAGATGACGGCGTTTCCTAGTCTCTCCGAGAAGGATATTGATGATATACTAGCGTATACCACAAACCCTCCTGTTGTTGACCCACCTGCTGCTGATGCGGCAGCAGAAGCTAATAATTTAGATACTATAAAGAAGGCACAACAGGAGCGTACTAACTCTACAATAGTTTTGGTATCATTACTATTTATTGCGGCATTGTTAGTATGGTTGTTATTAAGACTTAGACAGTTGGTTAAACTTAGCCAAAGTGATGAGTTGTCAGAACTTAATGCGACTAGAACGCAATCTTTTGGAGAGCTTTACCAGAAGTATCATTATGTAGGTAAGGGTGTTTTAGCGGTACTGGCTATATTGGCGGTTTACGGTGTTTGGAATTGGTTGATGTGGGTAGGTGTTTATAAAGGGTATAAACCTGAGCAACCTATCTATTTCTCTCATAAAATTCACGCAGGTGAAAATAAGATAGACTGTCAGTTGTGTCACTCAAGTGCTAAGTATGGTAAAGTTTCAGAAATTCCATCACTTAATGTTTGTATGAACTGTCATAAGAACATTTCAGAATATAAAGGTAGCTACATTGAACCAGGTAAGTCTAAAGAATTCTATACTTCTGAAATTAAAAAGATTTACGCTGCAGTAGGTTGGGACGAAACTACTCAGTCTTATACAGGTAAAACTCAACCTGTGGAATGGGTGAGAATTCACAATATGCCAGATTTTGTTTACTTTAATCACGCACAGCACGTAGTAGCAGGGGAAGCGGCGATTAAAAAGGCTAAAAATGTAGATGTGGTTTGTAAGGCTTGTCACGGTGCTATAGATACTATGAATGTGGCTAAAATGGCAAATGATTTCACTATGGGATGGTGTATCGATTGTCATAGAAGTACAGAAGTAGATATGAATAACGATTACAACAAAGAGTATTTCAAAAACTTACATGATAAGTTGAAAAAACAGTACGGCGAAGGCACTAAAATTACAGTAGATGCTATCGGTGGACTAGAGTGTGGTAAATGTCATTATTAA
- the nrfD gene encoding NrfD/PsrC family molybdoenzyme membrane anchor subunit: MSGHYEAPIREPLIIGHKTYHDITEDIVKPIEERAGKLWWASLYAALVLFIYGFGCIAYTIGTGIGAWGLNRTINWGWDITNFVWWVGIGHAGTLISAVLLLFRQRWRMSVNRSAEAMTIFAVVQAAIFPVIHMGRVWVGYWVFPLPNQFGSLWTNFNSPLLWDVFAISTYFSVSVVFWFMGLIPDFAMIRDRAKTPFTKKIYTILAFGWGGKAKHWQRFEELSLVLAGLATPLVFSVHTTVSFDFATSVIKGWHSTIYPPYFVAGAIFSGFAMVQTLLLVARKVCHLEEYITMYHIEIMNIVIIVTGGMVTVAYAAEYFIAWYSGSRYEDFAYLTPGAATGPYWWAFWALIICNLVIPALFWFKRVRTNIFATFIIALVINIGMWFERFDIIVINLSRDYLPGSWTMFKPTIIDVGVYLGTIGFFSVLFLLYARTFPVIAQAELKSILKISGETYKAKEGDEHH, translated from the coding sequence ATGTCAGGACATTACGAAGCTCCAATTAGGGAACCTTTAATTATAGGGCATAAGACTTATCACGATATTACAGAAGATATCGTAAAGCCTATAGAAGAAAGAGCAGGTAAGTTATGGTGGGCGTCTTTATACGCAGCCTTAGTGTTATTCATTTATGGATTTGGCTGTATAGCTTATACCATTGGTACTGGTATCGGTGCTTGGGGACTCAATAGAACTATCAACTGGGGTTGGGATATTACCAACTTCGTATGGTGGGTAGGTATCGGGCACGCAGGTACACTTATATCAGCTGTACTCTTACTATTTAGACAAAGATGGAGAATGTCTGTGAACCGTTCCGCTGAAGCGATGACTATCTTTGCGGTAGTTCAGGCAGCTATTTTCCCAGTGATACATATGGGTAGAGTTTGGGTTGGTTATTGGGTGTTCCCGTTACCTAACCAGTTTGGTTCTCTTTGGACAAACTTTAACTCTCCTTTACTTTGGGACGTATTTGCTATCTCTACTTATTTCTCTGTATCGGTGGTATTCTGGTTTATGGGACTTATTCCTGACTTTGCAATGATTAGAGATAGAGCTAAAACACCATTTACTAAGAAGATATATACAATATTAGCTTTTGGTTGGGGTGGTAAGGCTAAGCACTGGCAAAGATTTGAAGAACTATCACTTGTGTTAGCAGGTTTGGCAACACCTTTGGTATTCTCGGTACACACTACGGTATCTTTTGACTTTGCTACTTCGGTAATTAAGGGTTGGCACTCTACTATTTATCCTCCTTACTTCGTGGCAGGAGCTATCTTCTCAGGGTTTGCAATGGTACAAACTCTATTATTAGTAGCTAGAAAAGTATGCCACTTAGAGGAGTACATTACAATGTACCACATTGAGATAATGAACATCGTTATCATTGTTACAGGTGGTATGGTAACTGTGGCTTATGCAGCAGAGTATTTCATCGCTTGGTATTCTGGAAGTCGTTACGAAGACTTTGCATACTTAACGCCAGGTGCAGCTACAGGACCTTATTGGTGGGCGTTCTGGGCACTAATTATATGTAACTTAGTGATTCCTGCATTATTCTGGTTCAAGAGAGTAAGAACTAATATTTTTGCAACATTCATTATTGCATTAGTAATTAACATAGGTATGTGGTTTGAGCGTTTTGATATCATTGTTATTAACCTTTCTAGAGACTATCTACCTGGTTCTTGGACAATGTTTAAACCAACCATTATCGATGTAGGCGTTTATTTAGGAACTATCGGATTCTTCTCTGTATTGTTCTTATTATACGCTAGAACATTCCCTGTAATTGCACAGGCTGAATTGAAGAGTATTTTGAAAATTTCAGGTGAAACTTATAAAGCAAAAGAAGGAGATGAGCACCACTAA
- a CDS encoding c-type cytochrome → MLKMKKNIFKLSGIFGVLAIVLNSCGPKENPPLVYFPDMYFPVAYDPLMKAADPYSKHENEIPAFVKNNGATALTTVEGTVSQNPEGLAESTPGAAMTADEYNAGYDASKAIVESPLNPANKAKDLARGKHLYEITCAACHGTAGDGQGSIVQSGAYLGVPKYSDRQITVGSVHYVLTYGRNAMGSYAGQLKPGDRWRVSMYVMDAFKGAALPAPVTASADQTKNNTK, encoded by the coding sequence ATGCTTAAAATGAAGAAAAATATTTTTAAATTATCAGGTATCTTTGGTGTGTTAGCAATAGTTTTGAATTCTTGCGGACCTAAAGAAAATCCACCATTGGTGTATTTCCCAGATATGTATTTTCCAGTGGCTTATGATCCGCTAATGAAAGCAGCAGATCCTTATTCTAAGCATGAGAATGAAATTCCTGCTTTTGTTAAGAATAATGGTGCTACGGCTTTAACAACAGTAGAGGGAACTGTATCTCAGAATCCAGAAGGTTTAGCAGAAAGTACTCCTGGGGCTGCGATGACGGCAGATGAGTATAATGCAGGATATGATGCATCAAAAGCAATAGTAGAGTCTCCTCTAAATCCAGCAAATAAAGCTAAAGATTTAGCAAGAGGAAAGCATTTATATGAAATAACTTGTGCTGCTTGTCATGGTACAGCTGGAGATGGACAAGGATCAATAGTTCAATCTGGAGCTTATTTGGGAGTGCCTAAGTATTCTGATAGACAAATTACAGTAGGATCTGTTCACTATGTATTAACTTATGGTAGAAATGCTATGGGGTCTTATGCAGGGCAGCTAAAGCCAGGTGATAGATGGAGAGTTTCTATGTATGTAATGGATGCGTTTAAAGGAGCAGCATTGCCTGCACCTGTAACAGCATCTGCAGATCAAACAAAAAACAATACTAAATAA
- a CDS encoding TAT-variant-translocated molybdopterin oxidoreductase, producing MASNKIQFRSIHELKDPTLNNKLAQKEFQNEIPVDEFLGNDDKMNNSGTSRRDFLKLLGFSTAAVTLAACESPVIKTIPYVVKPHNIIPGVPNYFASSFFDGYDFASVLVKTREGRPIKIEPNPVAGSLGKTNARVQAGLLSLYDNDKLKQPKLDGKDETFDKVDDFVIKGLEEAKASNKKIVLLSHSFASPTFKKLFGDFKAKYPNAELVTYDAIPYAAALDAAEEVFGQRALPVYDLSQTELVVSFQAGFLGDYNAGSLETSYAVARKPGANMLRHIQVESNMSLTGANADTRLRMKPSEVYKTLVEVYNGLNGSTSNQVAAKIVAELKAKGSKAVVFADGSKAAYVLAHLINQKLASVAFTGKANYLKEYNAQRFNEFVTWLNSGQVGVLISNNVNPIYSYKTGAKLKEAIKKVPYHIAVTQKKDEMYQVAKAAIPVANWLESWGDIMPETGAYSLMQPTIQKIYKSRQIEESLLVWTNGKNHPANNYYAYLKANASTILGETSFNKGLYNAFNSVAAGSTLSYAGGNAGGAVAELSQFKSSDLELVLYTKTSMGDGTQANNPWLQELPDPISRLSWDNYLTVSPKDAERLGLENELNGRMQLDGSKVNVTVNGVTIENVPVFIQPGQADGSVGLALGYGKKDSGKVAETGVNAYPLFDGYNLAVSNVKIEKVSGEHEFAGMQLQNTLMGRYEIAREVSLDTFLNVPFDDHLKGWNKPLEYHTINGALPAGKITLWDAYDDTDGPHFNLSVDLNACTGCGACVIACQAENNTPVVGKEEVRMSRDMYWLRIDRYYSAKEKIEVKEGIDRGLDVPNLYDILIQPNESPDVIFQPVMCQHCNHAPCETVCPVAATSHGKQGQNQMAYNRCIGTRYCANNCPYKVRRFNWFTYNLNDKFDFNMNNDLGRMVLNPDVVVRTRGVMEKCSMCIQMTQSTILEAKKDGRKVQDGEFQTACSKACSTGAMTFGDMNDKSSKVRELFKDERRYFLLEEIGTKPNVFYHTKVRNRKEEENKI from the coding sequence ATGGCTTCAAATAAAATACAATTCAGAAGTATTCACGAATTAAAAGACCCAACGCTTAATAATAAGTTGGCTCAGAAGGAATTTCAGAACGAAATTCCCGTAGATGAGTTCTTGGGCAATGATGATAAGATGAATAATTCCGGAACGAGTAGAAGAGACTTTCTTAAGCTATTAGGATTCTCTACTGCTGCGGTTACTTTGGCTGCGTGTGAGTCTCCGGTAATCAAAACAATTCCTTATGTTGTAAAACCTCATAATATTATTCCTGGGGTGCCTAACTACTTTGCGTCTTCATTCTTTGATGGATATGATTTTGCAAGTGTTTTGGTAAAAACAAGAGAAGGAAGACCTATTAAAATAGAACCGAATCCAGTAGCGGGTTCTTTGGGGAAAACTAACGCTAGAGTTCAGGCAGGATTGTTATCACTGTATGATAATGATAAATTAAAACAGCCGAAGCTAGACGGTAAAGATGAAACTTTTGATAAAGTAGATGATTTTGTTATCAAAGGATTGGAGGAAGCTAAGGCTTCAAACAAGAAAATTGTTTTATTATCTCACTCTTTTGCGAGTCCTACTTTTAAGAAGTTGTTTGGCGATTTCAAAGCAAAATATCCTAATGCAGAATTAGTAACATATGATGCTATACCTTACGCAGCAGCTTTAGATGCCGCAGAGGAAGTTTTCGGACAAAGAGCATTACCTGTTTATGATTTGTCTCAAACCGAATTGGTAGTATCTTTCCAAGCAGGTTTCTTAGGAGATTATAATGCAGGGTCTTTAGAGACTTCTTATGCAGTTGCTAGAAAACCAGGCGCTAATATGCTTCGTCATATTCAGGTGGAGTCTAATATGTCTCTTACTGGAGCTAATGCGGATACTAGGTTGAGAATGAAACCTAGCGAAGTGTATAAGACATTGGTAGAGGTTTATAACGGACTTAATGGTTCTACTTCTAACCAAGTAGCTGCTAAGATTGTTGCAGAACTTAAGGCAAAAGGTAGCAAAGCTGTTGTATTTGCAGATGGTTCTAAAGCAGCCTATGTTTTAGCCCATTTAATCAACCAGAAATTAGCTTCTGTAGCGTTTACAGGAAAAGCTAATTACCTAAAAGAATATAATGCTCAGAGATTTAACGAGTTTGTAACTTGGCTTAACTCTGGTCAGGTAGGAGTACTTATTTCTAATAATGTTAATCCTATCTATTCTTACAAAACAGGTGCTAAGCTTAAGGAAGCTATTAAGAAAGTACCTTATCATATAGCTGTAACACAGAAGAAAGATGAGATGTATCAAGTAGCTAAAGCAGCTATTCCTGTTGCTAATTGGCTAGAGTCTTGGGGAGATATAATGCCTGAGACAGGAGCATACTCTTTAATGCAGCCTACAATTCAGAAAATTTATAAATCAAGGCAAATAGAAGAGTCTTTATTAGTATGGACTAATGGTAAAAATCATCCTGCTAATAACTATTATGCTTATCTTAAAGCTAATGCTTCTACTATTTTAGGAGAGACATCTTTCAATAAAGGTTTATATAATGCATTTAATAGCGTTGCTGCAGGTAGTACTTTATCGTATGCAGGTGGTAATGCAGGTGGAGCTGTAGCAGAATTATCACAATTCAAATCAAGTGATTTAGAATTGGTGCTTTATACAAAAACTTCTATGGGAGACGGTACTCAAGCCAATAACCCTTGGTTACAGGAGTTACCAGACCCTATTTCTAGATTGTCGTGGGATAACTATCTAACGGTATCTCCTAAAGATGCGGAAAGACTAGGATTAGAAAACGAGCTTAACGGAAGAATGCAGTTAGACGGTTCTAAAGTTAATGTTACCGTTAATGGAGTTACAATAGAAAATGTACCTGTATTCATTCAACCAGGACAGGCTGATGGCTCTGTAGGGTTAGCTTTAGGGTATGGTAAAAAAGATTCAGGAAAGGTAGCTGAGACAGGTGTTAATGCTTATCCTTTATTTGACGGATATAACTTAGCGGTTTCTAATGTTAAAATAGAGAAAGTTTCTGGTGAGCATGAGTTTGCTGGAATGCAGCTTCAAAACACTCTAATGGGGCGTTATGAAATTGCTAGAGAAGTTTCTTTAGATACTTTCCTTAATGTTCCTTTTGACGACCACCTTAAAGGTTGGAATAAGCCTTTGGAATACCACACTATCAACGGTGCTTTACCAGCAGGTAAAATTACGCTTTGGGACGCTTATGATGATACAGATGGTCCACACTTCAATTTATCAGTAGACTTAAATGCTTGTACTGGTTGTGGAGCCTGTGTAATTGCATGTCAAGCAGAAAACAATACACCAGTAGTAGGTAAAGAAGAGGTAAGAATGTCTAGAGATATGTACTGGTTGAGAATAGACCGTTACTACTCTGCAAAAGAAAAAATTGAGGTTAAAGAAGGTATAGATAGAGGTCTAGATGTTCCTAACCTTTATGATATTCTTATCCAACCAAATGAAAGTCCAGATGTGATTTTCCAACCAGTGATGTGTCAGCATTGTAACCATGCACCTTGTGAAACGGTTTGTCCAGTAGCTGCGACTTCTCACGGTAAGCAAGGACAAAACCAAATGGCTTACAACAGATGTATTGGTACTAGATATTGTGCAAATAACTGTCCATACAAAGTAAGAAGATTCAACTGGTTTACTTACAACTTGAACGATAAGTTTGACTTCAATATGAATAACGATTTAGGAAGAATGGTACTAAATCCAGATGTTGTGGTAAGAACCAGAGGGGTTATGGAGAAGTGTTCTATGTGTATCCAAATGACACAAAGTACAATTCTAGAAGCTAAGAAAGATGGTAGAAAAGTACAAGATGGAGAGTTCCAGACGGCTTGTTCTAAGGCTTGTTCTACAGGAGCTATGACCTTTGGTGATATGAATGATAAATCTTCTAAAGTAAGAGAGTTATTCAAAGATGAAAGAAGATACTTCTTACTAGAGGAGATAGGAACTAAACCGAATGTATTCTATCATACTAAAGTTAGAAATAGAAAAGAAGAAGAAAATAAAATTTAA
- a CDS encoding DUF3341 domain-containing protein: MSTTKRIYGLYGDDDDLMHGVKAFRERGIEIEEVYTPFPVHGLDKALGLKKTRISDAAFIYAVYGVMIGALTTWYTMNHDWPQNIGGKPAFDWAHNMPAFVVPMFELMVFCSAHLMSLTFLFRNKMYPGAKPQNPDPRTTDDKFMMEFVSSDVETIKQLLIDTGVEEITVKDA; encoded by the coding sequence ATGAGCACCACTAAAAGAATATACGGACTTTACGGCGATGATGATGATTTAATGCACGGCGTAAAGGCTTTCAGAGAAAGAGGTATTGAAATAGAGGAGGTTTATACCCCTTTTCCAGTACACGGTTTAGATAAGGCACTAGGTTTAAAGAAAACTAGAATTTCAGATGCCGCATTCATCTACGCAGTTTATGGTGTGATGATAGGAGCTCTTACAACATGGTATACCATGAACCATGATTGGCCTCAAAACATAGGTGGTAAGCCAGCTTTTGACTGGGCTCATAATATGCCAGCTTTTGTGGTGCCAATGTTTGAGTTAATGGTGTTTTGTTCGGCTCACTTGATGTCTCTTACTTTCTTATTTAGAAATAAGATGTACCCAGGAGCTAAACCACAAAACCCAGATCCAAGAACTACAGATGATAAGTTTATGATGGAGTTTGTGTCTTCTGATGTAGAGACTATTAAACAACTTCTTATAGACACAGGAGTAGAAGAAATAACTGTAAAAGATGCTTAA